The DNA segment aaggctacattcacacgacgcatgcccgccgtaccgtatcaCGATGGACACCTGTCGGCCCTTAGTAACATTTTATTATCGCTAGAAACAACTTGTCGGTAAGGGCATTTTAAGCCCTTTATTgattatataatttataaaaaaacatgCAAGTAGTGTCACAAGAGCAATGTGAACAAATATTTATAGCCATTACATGTCATAGAAATTTTATTCCACTAAGGCCCCACCAACAGCCCCTTCCCCCTGAATCTCATATGTGCCCATAGGTTCAGAAAagtgcatttgtgatatttatatgtatttgctaaatgggttatctgtataatttggggagggggggggggggggggaatggaatttttacattttacctgCAACATATACATATGGCTTTcacctctactttattatttgggttagtATTATCAtgcagataccaaatttatatgagattaatagaatttaaaaaaatgaaaacctattgtacaaaaaaatatatatttcttcattTTGCGATATTCTGAggtcaataacttttccatagTTCATTGTACACACGCctgtgtaagatgtcattttttgaggGACAagttgatgttttcattgctttcaTTTTGGGGACAGCACTTCTTATTCACTTTTTGTGTTGTAAAATGGCAAAGTGTTGATTTGGAAATTTGGCAGTGTTTTTCTATTACCATCACTAACTgtctttatatttttaatagatcaaaattttgggacgcgatgataccaacGTGGGACAGTGTGGATTTTTTCCTGATTTCCATTTTTTTGATTTATATGTTGttttatatacactgctcaaaaaatatagggaacactgaaataacacatcctaaatctaaatgaatgaaatattctaattgaatactttgttctgtacaaagttgaatgtgcttacaacaaaatcacaaaaaaaaatcatcaatggaaatcacatccaacggaggcctggatttggagtcacccccaaaattaaagtgaaaaaaaacactgTAGGCTGATTCAGCTTTGATCTGAAGTCCTTAACCCTTCGCCGATGTGTGACATATCTGTACATCACACGTCGGCTCCcgctgtatggagaaggctccagTGGTGATATGGCTTgtagaggtaaaaaaaaattaccattgaCGAAGGGCAATGAGATTCATGTATGTTATTCAGCATTTTGTACTTTGTGACAGGTCTTTTTCAAACAATAAAACtttaatccttttttttacaAGAATTTTGATAGTTCCAAAAACCATAATGGGGCATAGAAAATAAATCCTATGTTTGTTGCATATGGCAACTGCAGTGCAGCTTTTATTTGTTATAACTGTAATAAGCTATGGACAATTGTGTTTCATAAGGTTTTCTTATGTTACTACACACCTCTGGTGTGGTGTACTcaatgtttatttttacatttttaatagcTTTATTTTTGTGAGACAGCTCTCAATCTTTCCCAGTTTTCTTGGGATCTTTGCTGCAAATAGTTAAACTTCCAAAATCCACTGGGCCCTTCCAATATGAGTCCAGCTCTTACAAATGAAGCAGATGCACAGAGCTTTAAACCTTTTAGCATTAACAACGTTATAATGAAATAAAGCAAGGAGATGAAAGAAATTCCGGCCCCGGAGGGCTGATCGGTCCTTTTCCTTCAGCATTATACATCGCCAGTGCTTTTGATACCATTATGAAAATCAATTTTGTTGCACTTAGTAAGAAATGCATAAGCATTAATGTATATTTCACAGGGTGTGACTGCTGGAAGACACTTGTGGCACTAGGCAGCTTACATTAGGGCAGCGATTTATTAATCTGTATAAAAGTAGATCATATTATAGGAAAAGGTCAAAATATACCTGAACCAATCAAAGGATTTCTTAATTTTGGGCAATACCTAAGGCCTTATGCAAACAAGCATTTTTGGGAGTCACCCAGACCTTCAAGAGGGGGAACATGGCATTATTGAACTTTTCACCTTTTATTGGGTGAAATTTCCCTCTCTGCTAGCTGAGGTAAAGTTTTGTAGTGATGCATGGTGATTGGCCCAAGGTATGGGCAAATGGGGGATTGTCACCAGGATGGCTTTGCTAATTTTCCCATGGCGAGACTTCCTGATCGGTCCTGCCTGGgtgtgaggagaagaggctcGGTCAATAAATAATCACTCTGACAGGGTTGTTTAGTCACTCGCACTTTTTGAAGATGTAAGTCTAGTTAGATGTTTATTTCTATTGTTCACAACCTTTGTTGAAGTGGGATTAGTCGCTCTTTAGGAgtggaaaatatatataaactgGCTTTAAGCTGAGCATTTTTAGTTGTGTTATTATTCTTTATGTCGTTATCGTAATAAAGGCAGTGCCaacaaaataattttaattttaccacttatcaTGTGTCAGTGTTTTATTTATTCTGGTTTATTTACCTTTATACATGTCATATAATGCCATGACTTGTTGCCATGACTTGCTGCCCTGATATGCAGCACAACGTTCAGCACAAATAGAGAGTTTGTCAAAGAGTCCTTTGACTCAAGGCGTCATGACTGGATAGTGCATGCTTCTTGGGAAGTGGTTCAGGGTACTCCGCAGGATTGTTGAGGATTCATGCTCTATTACGACAATCCCTTTCGTAGTCGGACCTCCTAAGAGGCCATATTGGTCCTCTGTGGTGAGGCCTGACTGTACACAGCCAGTTCTAAGAGAGAGTTGGTAACAGTCACTGTGATTACGGCCCTGGGGGCCATTGTACTCACATTAGAGATGGTTCTCTGGAGGTCCGTAATTGGAGGAGGCAGCTGCTGTGGAGAATCCTCCATTTTAGACATCGTAGGGAACATAGAAGCAAGTGTTACTGCGGACAGGGGTGCCCAATACTCTTGGGCAGACTGTGCAGCACATGGTTCCTAAATGCAGCAAGCATTTAGTGtgctggcaggacaggagacagcaccttGAGGAATTGCTTTCTTTCTGGATGGCTGCAGTGCTTTTCTTTTCGTCAGTATGGCGGGGCTTAAGCTCTTCCCACCAGGAGTTTTGGCGGACTTGAATTTCGTCGTGCACAACTTGCACCACCTGTGGAGGGGTGAACCTTAGCAGATGTAGACTGGGTTTTACTACTAGAAGATTTTTGGCGGGCTGGGAATTTCTGCTGCAGCTTTGCAGAGGTAAAACCTTTCGCTCCCACGGCACAGCGAGGCAACACATGGCTTGGTTAATGTTAACGCTGAAGATGTCAGAGCAGCGCTACCACAGCACGGTACAGTAGAGCAGACACAAACAAGTTTAATCACAGTGCAATCTTTAACCTGATgtagcagcagggttaggcaacacAGTTTAGTAAAACACAGTTCTTTATGCCAGTATAAGGTACAGAAGTAAATATTCGGTTCATGACACCACTAGCAACATCCTCCACTGGGACCTGACCTATTGGGCTTGGGGACATTAAAGGTAACCAGGCTATATGGGACATATGCAATTTAATAGGAGCAGTATTTATTGGCTGCATTGGGCAGGCCATTATACTTGCATGTAATGCTTCATTCCCATGCATGTTACCTGTGGAATTGTCTTAGCTACATTTTCTACAGCAACCACAAATCTCCATTCAGTTTATAATGACTCATGTACGAGGCCATGAATTCCACAGCATGAGCATGAGCAAACAGGGCTGCAAAGAAAATAGGACAGGTCCTTGTCATTGCCAGGTGTGACGCCAATGACACACAGGACGCAAACAACAGTTCCCTGGAAAGGCATATGCCACGCACATGTAGCCCAAAAACAGATTTTCTTCCCTCTAATACTTTCTCTGAGGTGAGTCTCTCTGATTTATGCATCCAGTTTCTTCAGCTATGTAACATACCTGTACACAGTCTCAAAAACAGGGTTACATGCCCCCCTGGGCCAATCACTACTATGCATAATATGGGTTGATAATGGGCCGAAAGCTGGTTTATTGGCTGCTCAGCAGTCAACCAGCTTTCCGCAGTGTCCTGAACATTTGACTTAATGTTTGGCTTTGTGGCGGAGGGTGCCAACCACACAAAATTTGTCATGGACCTGAATTTTGCAGTTTGGGTCTTATCACTATACATGAAGTGTCCACTGCCATTACATGTGTGTCTTCTCCGGTGAACAACTACTAACAAGTGGTATCAGACACAGAAGTAGTGAGACCCCCTAAAGAACATTATAGTAAAACATATTGCTATAATCTGGGGTCACACctgagttgttgttttttttaaacttcaatTACCAATAATGTTGTGGATGTGAAGTAATAAAACCCAGGATCACAATGGGAGTGGGACTTCATTCAGGGACTTGCACTGGAGAGAAGGCTGGGGCCCCCCTCCCAGATCATTTCTATAGAGGCAGATTCGAACTGGGAAGGCGCTAGATCCCAGACCGGATTCCACAGTTTAGCAgtggagcaattttttttttgttaagggAGGGAAGGAATTAGGACTTCGATTCACTACTTTGGAGTAACTGTTAATCTTTATTGGCTCCTGTGCAGGCACAGTTGCTATACTGGCTTTCTATGATAGCACGAGAAAagtattaaaaggggttttcccccatGAAACAAtttacaggatagggcctaaaatGCTGGTTGGGGGTCTCCATGATCCGTGTGGGTTCCATCACCAAGACCCCCACCAATTAGCAAGTTAACTGGCAACTTGTTTTgtggggaaaactcctttaagtttGTTAAGGTGCTTTTTAAGGTGCTAATTGTTTTGATAAACCCTCAGTGATTTCCCAGATGTCATCTGTCACCAGATATACAGTAAGTGCTGATGTTACACATTATGATACATGCAGTATTTCCTCCCTTTTGAGACTGTTAAATAGCATCAgatattgataaatctggtgcagtataaagaCTCTCTCTCTGCTTGTTTTtggttgtatgtatgtagtaagctttgtACTAGTGCTGTATCTGTATTAGGTCTCATTCACATGGCCTTATGGGgggcacatatacatcccccataggcggGCAATGGGCTCTTGGCACCATAAGTGAGTGAACGGGAAAGCACACGTGCGGCGCCGTTCTATAGCTGTGAAAAGATAgaactgtcctatcttttctctgcATAAGGCGCTGTACGCCATATATCGCTACGGAGAGTGGCGGGATGAGCAATGCTTACCCCCTCTCCCGGGCGCCAAGGTATGCCTGCCGTTCTACGGTACGGCAGTCacacgtccatgtgaatgtagccttagtaagcTTGGTGCTGAAAATGTTTATAGTAACCTTGGTTCAGGGAATAAATATATTAGTAcaagcagtctccgggttacatacacaaTATGTCCAATGTTTGttgagttaaatttgtatgcacgTCAGATAAGGCATCTTCAAATTGTAACTCCAGAGGGGGGGGAAAACACCTTACAAATTTTTCCCAGTGACTATGGGATTTTCAAAATGGTGTTctgtcatggaaacaaggatgATCAGTAAAACTGAATTACATACACATTAGAGCCTGGGACtgaaggtctgtttgtaactagggggtcatctAAGTAGAGTGTCCTTAAAGCAATCATCCATtttcaaataattgatatggattGTGTAAGAAAGTGAGATTACTACATGTGAACAGCACTGGAACAGTAGTAAGGGGGTAGTAAGGGGGAAACAGTAGTGTTAAGTCGCCAAACTACTACATTTCTATAATCAGAAGCCTGGATGATATCTACCAGGCAGCTACACTTTTGAGAGTTGTAAAACCCCCAGGCCAAGAGCACTTGAAGTCCCAATCCTGTCAAGTTGTGAGTGATTTTGCAGCTTGCCACCAACTGAGTAGTACTGAACCGCACCCCCACATTGTATAGATAGTTCTTATTTTCTGCCCCTCACCTAACTCTACATTACTAGTGTCCTTTCCCCCTTGGGCTTCAGAGACATTTTACACATGTTAAATAAGACGAACCATGGACAAGGACATACGAAAGTgctttttagtttagttttaaaGTTCTGTACAGCATGAAATGAGGAAAGGGAGAAGTACACATAACTATCATCAAAATTGGAGTCATTACAATCTGAACATAATTTACAGttaatgccttatgcctcctcttcctcagcctcctcctcaaattctccttcctcttctgctGTGGCATCCTGGTACTGCTGGTATTCTGACACCAGGTCATTCATGTTGCTCTCGGCTTCAGTGAACTCCATCTCATCCATGCCCTCCCCAGTATACCAATGCAAGAAGGCCTTCCTACGGAACATGGCGGTGAACTGCTCGGAGATGCGCTTGAACAACTCCTGGATGGCGGTGCTGTTGCCGATGAAGGTGGCGGACATCTTTAGGCCTCGGGGTGGGATGTCACAGACAGCGGTTTTGACATTGTTGGGGATCCACTCTGCAAAGTAGCTGCTGTTCTTGTTCTGCACATTTAGCATTTGCTCATCCACCTCTTTCATGGACATGCGGCCTCTGAAGATAGCAGCCACAGTCAGGTAGCGGCCATGACGTGGGTCACAGGCAGCCATCATGTTCTTGGTATCAAACATCTGCTGTGTCAGCTCAGGCACTGACAAGGCACGGTACTGCTGGCTGCCACGGCTGGTGAGGGGGGCAAAGCCTGGAATGAAGAAATGCAGACGAGGGAAAGGCACCATGTTCACAGCCAGTTTACGCAGGTCAGCATTCAGCTGACCAGGGAAGCGCAGACAGGTGGTAACTCCACTCATGGTGGCTGACACCAAATGGTTCAGGTCACCATAGGTGGGGGTGGTCAGTTTCAGAGTCCTGAAGCAGATGTCATACAGGGCTTCATTATCTATGCAGAAGGTTTCATCTGTGTTCTCTACAAGCTGGTGAACAGACAGGGTGGCATTGTATGGCTCTACTACTGTATCAGACACTTTTGGGGAAGGCACAACACTGAA comes from the Engystomops pustulosus chromosome 5, aEngPut4.maternal, whole genome shotgun sequence genome and includes:
- the LOC140133401 gene encoding tubulin beta-4B chain-like, which gives rise to MREIVHLQAGQCGNQIGAKFWEVISDEHGIDPTGTYHGDSDLQLERINVYYNEATGGKYVPRAIMVDLEPGTMDSVRSGPFGQIFRPDNFVFGQSGAGNNWAKGHYTEGAELVDSVLDVVRKEAEGCDCLQGFQLTHSLGGGTGSGMGTLLISKIREEFPDRIMNTFSVVPSPKVSDTVVEPYNATLSVHQLVENTDETFCIDNEALYDICFRTLKLTTPTYGDLNHLVSATMSGVTTCLRFPGQLNADLRKLAVNMVPFPRLHFFIPGFAPLTSRGSQQYRALSVPELTQQMFDTKNMMAACDPRHGRYLTVAAIFRGRMSMKEVDEQMLNVQNKNSSYFAEWIPNNVKTAVCDIPPRGLKMSATFIGNSTAIQELFKRISEQFTAMFRRKAFLHWYTGEGMDEMEFTEAESNMNDLVSEYQQYQDATAEEEGEFEEEAEEEEA